One part of the Sulfitobacter pacificus genome encodes these proteins:
- a CDS encoding DUF1403 family protein, whose protein sequence is MTYQSATISNNQSTLPQLPGWVTSGRVETLETVAFRSGAALTVLDQLIGDPRHGVPGKLLANRLALTAATATSKLEGRLAKEADIRDAYHLTPLGEARGPDGDLLAHWREAARSKLTGRDWHAGLVGPEFEMDVDGWLQSAANHSQSQGPLTGCVAVMRFVLRADDRAERVACLMSDIVLARFMNWSSVLPISAQHLTKAMLRDLAAEGQGTELAVQQRLLRSVEDTTRLARDLARRAEALRTVAPKLRAKGSDPAVALFLSEDAVAPSTMLSPMIQGTSFPMTDRAARRFCDRLVELGVARELTGRPTFRLYGIAL, encoded by the coding sequence ATGACCTATCAGTCCGCCACCATCTCAAACAACCAGAGCACCCTACCGCAGCTACCCGGTTGGGTCACCTCCGGTCGTGTCGAAACCCTTGAAACTGTGGCCTTTCGGTCCGGGGCGGCGCTCACGGTGCTTGACCAGCTGATCGGTGATCCCAGGCATGGCGTGCCTGGCAAGCTGCTGGCCAACCGGTTGGCGCTGACCGCGGCCACGGCGACCTCAAAACTCGAGGGTCGCTTGGCCAAAGAGGCGGATATCCGCGACGCCTATCACCTGACGCCGCTGGGCGAGGCGCGCGGTCCTGACGGTGATCTGCTGGCGCACTGGCGCGAGGCCGCTCGGTCGAAACTGACCGGGCGCGATTGGCACGCGGGGCTCGTTGGGCCGGAGTTTGAAATGGACGTCGACGGTTGGCTGCAATCAGCAGCGAACCATAGTCAGTCCCAGGGACCTCTGACGGGGTGTGTTGCGGTGATGCGCTTCGTTCTGCGGGCGGATGACCGAGCTGAGCGGGTGGCGTGTCTGATGTCAGATATCGTGCTAGCGCGGTTTATGAACTGGTCATCTGTCTTACCGATCTCGGCTCAGCATCTCACCAAAGCCATGCTGCGCGACCTGGCTGCAGAGGGGCAGGGGACAGAGCTGGCGGTTCAACAGCGCCTTCTTCGGTCCGTCGAAGACACGACCCGATTGGCGCGTGACCTTGCACGCCGCGCCGAGGCCCTTCGTACTGTTGCGCCAAAACTGCGGGCCAAAGGATCGGACCCAGCCGTCGCACTATTCCTGTCTGAGGATGCCGTGGCGCCCTCGACGATGCTGTCCCCAATGATCCAAGGGACGAGTTTCCCGATGACCGACCGGGCGGCACGACGGTTCTGCGATCGGCTTGTCGAACTGGGCGTGGCGCGGGAATTAACCGGGCGGCCGACCTTCCGGCTCTATGGGATAGCTCTATGA
- the scpB gene encoding SMC-Scp complex subunit ScpB: MTAATKKRKPADQGEVVFDRELADLPQELRWREWMGRIEAVLFASATPVGRDDLARVVGQGASVEILIDDIQTELAGRPYELAQVAGGWMFRTRTQFADAIKAAADLGDQSLAFTEIEMGVLCAIAYHQPIDRAGLKDIFGKEVSRDLLARLRYKDLIASGPRAPRAGAPHTFVTTATFLTTFGLHSLRDLPELELSDAL; the protein is encoded by the coding sequence ATGACGGCCGCGACGAAGAAACGGAAACCAGCGGATCAAGGCGAAGTCGTATTTGACCGGGAGCTTGCTGATCTGCCCCAAGAGCTGCGCTGGCGCGAGTGGATGGGGCGGATCGAGGCGGTGCTCTTCGCCAGTGCCACACCGGTGGGCCGCGATGATCTTGCCCGCGTGGTGGGGCAGGGGGCCTCGGTCGAGATACTGATCGATGACATTCAGACGGAGTTGGCCGGCCGACCCTATGAATTGGCGCAAGTGGCGGGCGGTTGGATGTTCCGAACCCGCACCCAGTTCGCCGATGCGATCAAAGCCGCCGCTGATCTTGGGGACCAGTCTTTGGCCTTCACCGAGATCGAGATGGGGGTGCTCTGTGCCATTGCCTACCATCAGCCGATCGACCGGGCGGGTCTCAAGGACATCTTCGGCAAGGAGGTGAGCCGCGATCTGCTCGCCCGGCTGCGGTACAAGGATCTGATTGCGTCGGGACCGCGCGCACCACGGGCGGGTGCACCACATACTTTTGTAACCACTGCGACGTTTCTGACGACGTTTGGTCTGCATTCTTTGCGGGATTTGCCGGAGTTGGAACTGAGTGACGCTTTATGA